Below is a genomic region from Persicimonas caeni.
ACGACCTCCTATGCCATCATGAGCGCGATGCTCCAGCAGTCCGACGAGTTCGCCTGGCGCACCGAGGCGTACGAGTTCGTCGACGAACAGCTCGCGATTGACCTGCTCTTGGGGGATCCGAAGTTGCGTGAAGCTCTCGAAGCGGGCGAAGACCCCGTCGAGGTCGCGCGCACCCACGACCCCGCGGTCGAAGAGTTCGCCGAGCGTCGCCGCAAATGCCTCCTGTACGAGTGAATCGCCGTGGCCACCCAGCGCAAGCAAATCGGCCTGTATGGCGGGAGCTTCAACCCGCCGCACGTTTGTCACACGCTCACGACGGTGTGGGCCCTGCAGACGCATCGCCTCGACGAGGTATGGTGGGTCCCCACCTATCAGCACGCCTTCGAGAAGTCGCTCGTCTCTTTCGAGCACCGCAAGGCGATGTGCCGACTCGCCCTCGATCACATCGAGGGCGTCAGCATTTCGGAGATCGAGCGTGAAATGGGCGGCGAGAGCCGCACCGTCGATACCGTGCGCGAGCTGCGTGAGCGACACCCCGACCACGACTACTCGCTCATCGTCGGCAGCGATATTCTCGAAGAAGCACATCGCTGGAAGAACTGGGAAGGCCTCATGGAGATGGTCGACCTGATCGTCATCGGCCGCAAGGGCCACCAGGTCAATACCGAGCCGGACAGCGCCGAGTTTCGTTTACCCGACATCAGCTCGACTGACACACGCAAGGCGCTGCGAGACGGCAATTACGCGCCCCTTCGCTACTGGTTGTCACGCGATGTGATCGACTACATCGCCGAGCACGAGCTCTACCTCGATGGCTGAGGCGACGGACATATCCGAGTTTTCCAGACGGCGCTGGGCCATTATCGGCGCCGGGCGCGTCGGCAAGACCCTGGGGCTGCTGGCCAGACGGCTGGGCATCGACGTCGTCGCGACGTGGAACCGCACCGAAGAGGCGGCCCGTGGCGTCGAGGAATTGCTCGCGCCGGGCCAAGCTCGCCACGAACCTCTCGGCACCGTTGCGCACGAGTTGCTCGAGCCCGCCGACGTGGTGTGGGTGACAGTGATCGACTCGGTCATCGGCGAGACCGCACGAGAGATTGCCGCTGCGATCCACCCCGAACAGTTCGTGTTGCACACGTCCGGGAGCCTCGGCTCCGGGGTTTTGACCGAGGCCGGCGTATCCTCGCCCGTCGCCTCCCTCCATCCGTTACAGGCTATCACCGATTCCCAACGCGCTGTCGACGTGCTCGCGGACGTCGCCTGGAGCGTCGAAGGCGACGCCCCTGCGGTCGCCTATGCGAAGTGGCTGATGGGCCAGATCGACGTCGAGCCCGTCGAGATCGACTCGTCGAAGAAGACGCTGTACCACGCCTCCGCGGTGACCACGGCGAATCTGCTCGTGGCGTTGATGGACGCTGCGTTTCAGATGGGGGAGGCGGCCGGCATGAGCCGCGAGGAGGCGAGGGCGATGATGCTTCCGCTGGCGCGTTCTTGCGTCGAGAATCTCGAGCGACAAACCACCGCCCAGGCATTGAGCGGGCCGGTAGCGCGCGGTGATCAGGAGACGATCGACCGCCACGTTGCCGCGCTCGACGCGCTGGGCGATGAGGAGTTGGTGCGGATTTATCAGGTGCTGACGGGCAGGGCCAAGCGCCTCAAATAGCCACGCAGACGACTTCGTCGCCGTGAATCTCCACGCGCATCGTGTCCCCACGCGATACTTCTCCCGACAAAATCAATCGAGCCACGGCTCCCTCGACCAGACGTTGGATCGTCTGGCGCATGGGGCGTGCACCCAACTCCGGGTTGAATCCGCCGTTGTCGATGAGGTGGGCAATGACGCCGTCGTCGAATTCCAGATCGATGCCGCTCTCTTCGTGCAGTCGTTCGCGACTGTCTTCGAGCTGCAGGCGCGCGATCCCGGCGACCTCTTTACGCGTGAGCGGCATAAAGACGAGCTTTTCGTCGATGCGGTTCCACAACTCGGGCGTGAAATGCTTCTGGGCCGCATCACGCACTTTGTCGGTGGTCTCCAAGCGGTTGGCTTCGTCGTCGCGGTCGCTCTTGCCAAAGCCGATGCGCCCACGTGAGGTGCGCTTGGCTTGCTCGCTGAAGACATCCGCGCCCAGGTTGCTCGTCATGACGATGACCGTGTTCGAGAAGTCGACGGTGCGGCTTCTCCCGTCGGTCAGCTGACCCTCGTCGAAGAGCTGCAACAAGATGTTGAGCACGTCGGGGTGGGCCTTCTCGATCTCGTCGAGCAACACGATCTGATACGGGCGGCGGCGTACGGCTTCGGTGAGTTGGCCGCCTTGCTCGTATCCCACATACCCGGGAGGCGCTCCGACCATGCGGCTGACGGAGTGCGCCTCCATGAACTCGGACATGTCGAGGCGGACCACTGCGTCGCGGTCATGGAACAAGAAGTCGGCGAGAACCTTGACCATCTCGGTCTTGCCCACGCCGGTCGGGCCCAAAAATAGGAGGCTTCCGATGGGGCGCCGGCCCCGGAAGCCGGCGTAATTGCGCCGGATGACGTCCGAAATGGACTGCACGATGTGCCGGTGCCCAACAATGCCGTCGGCGAGGTACGACTCCATGTTCAGGAAGCGCTCGCGGTCGGTCTGTGTGAGACGCTCGACCGGAATGCCGGCCATTTCGGCGACAATCTCGGCGACGAGGGGGCGGTCGACCTGCTTTTGACCGGTGCGCGCGGCGCGGCTGCCGGCCAGGTCGAGCACGCCAATGGCCTTATCGGGCAGTCGGCGCTGATAGATGTAGCGATGGCTCAGGCGCACGGCCGCATCGAGAGCCTCGTCGGCATAGCGCACCTCGTGGTGCTTCTCGTAGTGGCCGCGGATGCCGCCGGCAATATGACGCGCGGTGGCCACATCGGGCTCTTCGACGAAGACCATGCCGAAGCGGCGCTCGAACGCCGGATCGGACTCGACGAACTGGCGGAACTCGTCGTTGGTGGTCGCGCCAATGCACGGAAAGCGGCCGCGGGCCAGGGCGGTCTTGAGTTCGCCGGCCGCGTCGGTGCCGTCACCGCCGGCGCCGGCGGTCATCCAGGAGTGCAGCTCGTCCAAAAAGACGATCACGTCGCCTCCTGCCTGCTCGACCTCGTCTTTGATGCCGAGGAGTCGCTCGGAGAACGAGCCGCGAAGGTGCGTGCCGCTGAGGATGCGCCCCAGCTCGAGCTCGATGATCGCGCGCTTGCCTAGACGGTTGCCGGCGTTGGCGAGCTTGACGAACTCGCGCGACAGACCTTCGACAATGGCGGTTTTGCCCACGCCGGCCTCGCCGACGAGCACGGGGTTATTCGAGCGGCGTTTGCCGAGGATGTCGATGAGTTGGAGGATCTCTCGGTCGCGCCCGACCACGCGGTCGATCTGGCCACGGGCGGCTTGGGCGGTGAGGTTGCGGCCAAATTTGACCAGGTTCGGATACTGCTCCGGGTCGAGATCGTACGACTGAGCCAGCCCCTCGTCGGGCTCGAGCGGATCATCGAAGCGC
It encodes:
- the nadD gene encoding nicotinate (nicotinamide) nucleotide adenylyltransferase gives rise to the protein MATQRKQIGLYGGSFNPPHVCHTLTTVWALQTHRLDEVWWVPTYQHAFEKSLVSFEHRKAMCRLALDHIEGVSISEIEREMGGESRTVDTVRELRERHPDHDYSLIVGSDILEEAHRWKNWEGLMEMVDLIVIGRKGHQVNTEPDSAEFRLPDISSTDTRKALRDGNYAPLRYWLSRDVIDYIAEHELYLDG
- a CDS encoding Rossmann-like and DUF2520 domain-containing protein, encoding MAEATDISEFSRRRWAIIGAGRVGKTLGLLARRLGIDVVATWNRTEEAARGVEELLAPGQARHEPLGTVAHELLEPADVVWVTVIDSVIGETAREIAAAIHPEQFVLHTSGSLGSGVLTEAGVSSPVASLHPLQAITDSQRAVDVLADVAWSVEGDAPAVAYAKWLMGQIDVEPVEIDSSKKTLYHASAVTTANLLVALMDAAFQMGEAAGMSREEARAMMLPLARSCVENLERQTTAQALSGPVARGDQETIDRHVAALDALGDEELVRIYQVLTGRAKRLK
- a CDS encoding AAA family ATPase, whose translation is MSLPLSRELGDVIDEANDIADRVEQTLSSAHLLLALFTVPNRAAVFLEDRNVTVDKLLEKLSGASDEAPAILDRIYQRGERIASGSRAEAMSSLHLLAALVRESSSQAVELLKDAGINVSAIRASVMSYATGSTPLPRRFRTLSTTTATTTRPAVSKKKQRRSEDAPSPIGFHPSLGIADPSRRKAAIERNIVETTEPVAEQAGPEDSGSWRTPTDEPPRPRQARRLKPRRTKRSKSKPGNSKPSESKSKKGKPTKRPQAKAPDAPSDDVDEASMTTPPSAGEAIEDARQTAQNLAARLFSKNDEVRDEAGPVSDEFAAPQGAVADDSEASEAVDEASSDELPEVPEADGAASLAEESSTVDNVRFDDPLEPDEGLAQSYDLDPEQYPNLVKFGRNLTAQAARGQIDRVVGRDREILQLIDILGKRRSNNPVLVGEAGVGKTAIVEGLSREFVKLANAGNRLGKRAIIELELGRILSGTHLRGSFSERLLGIKDEVEQAGGDVIVFLDELHSWMTAGAGGDGTDAAGELKTALARGRFPCIGATTNDEFRQFVESDPAFERRFGMVFVEEPDVATARHIAGGIRGHYEKHHEVRYADEALDAAVRLSHRYIYQRRLPDKAIGVLDLAGSRAARTGQKQVDRPLVAEIVAEMAGIPVERLTQTDRERFLNMESYLADGIVGHRHIVQSISDVIRRNYAGFRGRRPIGSLLFLGPTGVGKTEMVKVLADFLFHDRDAVVRLDMSEFMEAHSVSRMVGAPPGYVGYEQGGQLTEAVRRRPYQIVLLDEIEKAHPDVLNILLQLFDEGQLTDGRSRTVDFSNTVIVMTSNLGADVFSEQAKRTSRGRIGFGKSDRDDEANRLETTDKVRDAAQKHFTPELWNRIDEKLVFMPLTRKEVAGIARLQLEDSRERLHEESGIDLEFDDGVIAHLIDNGGFNPELGARPMRQTIQRLVEGAVARLILSGEVSRGDTMRVEIHGDEVVCVAI